From Fusarium oxysporum f. sp. lycopersici 4287 chromosome 10, whole genome shotgun sequence, the proteins below share one genomic window:
- a CDS encoding hypothetical protein (At least one base has a quality score < 10): protein MPSYNLLREYQDQIVPQSYNAGFVILSYIVSLVGAGSSLELMSRRTGFRGLYNHLLLVSSAVTMGGVAIWCMHFTGNRAIHLANGEPEMQVAYSKGFTALSFFIPIIVLLSAFLAIGTDNAISWWRVIAGGVLCGASICGMHYLGNTSIKNYTCVYQPAYVVGSAIIAVVASNAALFMLFVFRAMWTNSWRRRAISAAVLASAVSGMHWCAAAGTRYRFRDAESKGNEPTKAANVVVAICLTLGACFIIAMSTIIRIRNLRKSAFRAQQVTLGTAVFDKAGRILVDPDGLIPSTVITDSFLEKHTKDGFSIRHPIFQWMFLASRNWSIISSLVGGMRQHVLQLPHSSTHKDGRCGIQLVNEYGEMIENYDIIFRELFCLAAAELAGRFHEDLTSVGVLWDEILLTGPVGQWPRPQSRMSSRLSLSWGMVDSQEDNQSGPDIETGLDARQQAFGRGLLMLLARRVESDQDAERFISAGYRFAELHQVSNIIRSGMQIQSTEFETKLRSMSTYASKHNEAPSGVHIGFFAIRASVRSGFDILVQKDARNLLPSIALPLKTLENWHLQFLKRFGNMSVSKILQSLNETSVGQSAQESEFAAQLSETIKALCEWIQEPLFEDAALTSTISCAPCRDNEEWGQSTMIVMRLMMPIHSVLSSPNCKFIPLSFFKIRQAPAQFQHEFIQGVHERFEHIVKLADSGEVSQGSGSGLPFRFWSFRRSNLSAVKILNGNTMAMGNQRRRLSADSTKSSSTVNLNPSGHVNRVRAMSLTEDSGISQDHEKSRPDRVSYGGATSIKEILVNGEESKQKSEQCARSEGSCKLTIPANNPKTPPAVDIELQVIGHCETNAQAGPQISSKVGPRKGLVSNMSSFVDILFVETIEHREKGAVGESNG from the exons ATGCCTTCCTATAACTTGCTTCGTGAGTATCAAGATCAAATTGTGCCCCAGAGCTACAATGCCGGCTTCGTCATTCTTAGCTACATTGTCAGCCTGGTCGGCGCAGGCTCAAGTCTTGAGCTTATGAGCAGACGAACCGGCTTCAGAGGCCTATACAATCA CTTGTTACTCGTGAGCTCCGCCGTCACCATGGGCGGAGTAGCCATCTGGTGTATG CATTTCACTGGAAATAGAGCTATCCATCTTGCCAACGGAGAACCCGAGATGCAAGTAGCCTATTCGAAGGGCTTTACAGCTCTATCCTTCTTTATTCCTATTATCGTCTTGCTGTCTGCATTTCTAGCAATCGGCACTGATAATGCTATTTCCTGGTGGAGAGTCATTGCTGGCGGCGTTCTCTGCGGCGCTTCTATCTGCGGTATGCACTATCTCGGGAATACATCTATTAAGAATTATACTTGTGTATATCAACCAGCATACGTCGTCGGATCCGCTATTATCGCCGTTGTTGCCAGTAACGCTGCCCTTTTTATGTTATTTGTCTTTAGGGCTATGTGGACAAATTCGTGGCGGAGGCGAGCTATCTCGGCTGCGGTCCTTGCAAGTGCTGTATCAGGGATGCACTGGTGTGCCGCTGCTGGAACTCGTTATCGTTTCAGAGATGCCGAGTCAAAGGGAAACGAGCCAACTAAAGCTGCAAATGTTGTCGTGGCTATCTGTTTG ACTCTCGGTGCCTGTTTTATCATTGCCATGTCAACCATCATTCGCATAAGGAACTTGAGAAAGTCCGCCTTTCGAGCGCAGCAGGTCACATTGGGAACAGCTGTCTTCGACAAAGCCGGAAGGATTCTCGTCGACCCTGATGGACTAATTCCCAGTACTGTTATCACTGATTCATTTTTGGAAAAG CATACCAAAGACGGCTTTAGTATCAGACACCCAATCTTCCAGTGGATGTTCCTGGCATCAAGAAACTGGAGTATTATCTCGAGCCTTGTTGGCGGTATGAGGCAGCACGTGTTACAGTTGCCTCATTCAAGCACCCATAAAGACGGACGATGTGGCATTCAGCTCGTTAACGAGTATGGAGAGATGATTGAGAATTACGATATTATTTTTAGGGAACTCTTCTGTCTTGCCGCAGCCGAGCTTGCGGGCCGGTTCCATGAGGATTTGACCTCGGTAGGTGTCTTATGGGATGAGATTCTCCTTACAGGCCCAGTTGGCCAGTGGCCACGACCCCAGTCTCGCATGAGTTCTCGTCTTAGTCTTTCTTGGGGAATGGTAGACAGCCAAGAGGACAACCAAAGTGGCCCTGACATAGAAACAGGGCTCGACGCTCGGCAGCAGGCCTTTGGACGcggcttgttgatgctgctAGCTCGCCGTGTCGAGTCGGATCAGGACGCTGAGCGTTTTATATCAGCTGGTTATCGTTTCGCCGAGCTTCATCAGGTCAGCAACATCATCAGGTCGGGCATGCAGATTCAGAGTACCGAGTTTGAGACGAAACTCCGTTCCATGTCTACATACGCATCCAAGCACAATGAGGCACCATCAGGTGTTCATATAGGCTTCTTCGCCATCCGAGCCTCCGTCAGATCCGGATTCGATATTTTAGTACAGAAAGACGCCAGAAATCTTCTCCCATCTATCGCTCTTCCACTTAAGACACTCGAGAACTGGCATTTACAGTTCCTCAAGCGGTTTGGAAACATGTCCGTTTCCAAAATACTTCAGAGTCTGAATGAGACGTCGGTGGGTCAAAGCGCTCAGGAGAGCGAGTTTGCGGCTCAACTATCAGAGACCATCAAAGCCTTATGTGAATGGATTCAAGAGCCACTCTTTGAAGACGCAGCCCTCACGTCTACGATATCCTGCGCACCCTGCCGAGACAACGAAGAATGGGGGCAATCGACTATGATtgtgatgcggctgatgaTGCCCATCCACTCAGTGCTGTCTAGTCCTAACTGTAAATTCATACCTCttagcttcttcaagatacGCCAGGCGCCAGCACAATTCCAGCACGAGTTTATACAAGGGGTACACGAAAGGTTCGAACATATTGTCAAGTTGGCGGATAGTGGTGAAGTATCGCAGGGCAGCGGATCCGGCTTACCATTCAGGTTCTGGTCTTTCAGACGGTCTAACCTTTCAGCGGTCAAAATACTAAACGGCAATACTATGGCAATGGGGAATCAACGACGACGCCTGTCCGCTGATTCGACGAAATCCAGTTCGACTGTCAATCTTAACCCGTCTGGCCACGTCAATCGAGTCCGAGCAATGTCTTTGACAGAGGATTCGGGAATAAGCCAAGATCATGAAAAATCACGACCGGACCGGGTGTCCTACGGAGGTGCCACTAGCATAAAGGAAATCTTGGTCAATGGTGAAGAAAGCAAACAGAAATCGGAGCAATGCGCCCGATCAGAAGGCTCATGCAAGCTCACGATCCCAGCGAATAACCCAAAGACGCCACCGGCAGTAGACATTGAGCTCCAGGTGATAGGTCACTGCGAAACCAACGCGCAGGCGGGCCCACAAATCTCTAGCAAAGTCGGGCCTCGTAAGGGCCTAGTGAGCAATATGTCGTCATTTGTGGATATTCTGTTTGTCGAAACTATTGAGCACCGTGAGAAAGGGGCAGTAGGAGAATCAAACGGTTAA